GTGCGAACCGCCGGCGTAGCCCCGGGCCGCGAAGTCCGACGAGTAGTGCACCGCCTGCCCGCCGCTGAAGAACATCGCGTACGGCATGGGGGAGTGGTAGATCGTCGACACATGGTGGCGTGACTTCCAGTAGACCTTGAACACACCGTCCCGGGTGGGCGTGGCCTCGGTGCCGAACCGCACCGCCATCGTCGACACCGTGCGCCCGTCGATCATCCAGCGCAGCGTCCTGGTCGTCTTGTCGATGCACAGCACCCGGCCGGTCAGACAGCGCGCGTCCGGCGCCCCGGCCGGCTGGCCGCCCATCAGATACAGCTCCCACTGCCCCGGCTCGTGCGTCATCGCCCGCAGCCGCTGCCAGGTGACGGTGTCGGCGCGGCCGGTGACCGGCAGTCCGCGCTTGCCCTGGAAGCCGCGCACGGCCTGCTCCGTGGCGTCGCCGTACGTCCCGGTGGGTCCCTCGGCGAGCCAGCCGACCTGGCGCAGCCGCGCCTGGAGCCTGCGTACGGCGAGGCCGCTGTCGCCGCGCGACCACAGGACGGGAGCGTCGGTCCGCGGGGCGGGGGCCGGAACCGGCCGCGTCTTCCCGCCGGAACCCGCCGACCCGCCCGACCCGGTGGCGCCCGTGGACCCGGTGGAGCCGGTCGTGGCCTTGGGCTTGCCGTCGGACGCGCGGGCCTTCCCGCCGCTGTCGCCGCCGCTCCGGTGGCCGCCCTGGCCGCCCGCGCCGCCGCCGGCGGGCCGGGTGGACGGGACCTCGATGTGCACGGGCGGGCGGTGCTGTCCGCCCGCGCCCGCGCTGGAGCCCTCCTCGGCCGGCGTGCAGCCGAACACCCCGGCCAGCGCCCCGGCCGCGGCCACGCCCGCCGCCACCTTCCTGATGCCCCCGCTGCGCATACGGCCCCCCGCTGTCTCCACGGTGTGTGCGGTGCCCGCCGCCGTGGACCGCGGCACCCCACCGGACAGTCTTTCCACCCGCGCCCGGTGGCGAACCACGGCGCGAGGTGGGAAACAGGGGAAGGCAGGTGGAACGGAAGGAAACGGAGCGCACGGAGGCACGCCATGGCACGCGAGTCGGAGTCGGGTCTGCCCGTCGAGCCGGTGTACGGCCCGGACGCGCTGGAGGGATGGGACCCGGCGGTGGAGCTGGGGGAGCCGGGCGGATACCCGTTCACGCGGGGCGTGTACCCGTCGATGTACACGGGCCGCCCCTGGACGATGCGGCAGTACGCCGGGTTCGGCACGGCCGCCGAGTCCAACGCCCGCTACCGGCAGTTGATCGCGAACGGTACGACGGGCCTGTCGGTGGCGTTCGACCTGCCCACGCAGATGGGCCACGACTCGGACGCCCCCCTCGCGCGGGGCGAGGTGGGCCGGGTGGGGGTGGCGGTCGACTCGGTGGAGGAC
The sequence above is drawn from the Streptomyces sp. SAT1 genome and encodes:
- a CDS encoding L,D-transpeptidase family protein, with product MRSGGIRKVAAGVAAAGALAGVFGCTPAEEGSSAGAGGQHRPPVHIEVPSTRPAGGGAGGQGGHRSGGDSGGKARASDGKPKATTGSTGSTGATGSGGSAGSGGKTRPVPAPAPRTDAPVLWSRGDSGLAVRRLQARLRQVGWLAEGPTGTYGDATEQAVRGFQGKRGLPVTGRADTVTWQRLRAMTHEPGQWELYLMGGQPAGAPDARCLTGRVLCIDKTTRTLRWMIDGRTVSTMAVRFGTEATPTRDGVFKVYWKSRHHVSTIYHSPMPYAMFFSGGQAVHYSSDFAARGYAGGSHGCVNVRDEAAIAQLFAQVKEGDKVVVHW